Proteins from a genomic interval of Quercus lobata isolate SW786 chromosome 11, ValleyOak3.0 Primary Assembly, whole genome shotgun sequence:
- the LOC115966587 gene encoding uncharacterized protein LOC115966587, which yields MQPMKEQMEVMMNALKGRVSSDLDDLVNRTDSPFTASVNSSPLPPKFRMPQIESYDGVKDPLDHLETFKTLMHLQGVPDEIMCRAFPTTLKGPARVWFSRLTPNSINTFKELSAQFTSHFIGGHRYKRSTACLMSIKQREDETLRAYITRFNKEALSIDEADDKILVATFTSGLRKGKFLFSLYKNDPKTMADVLYRATKYMNAEDALLAREEKPKKRERQEDMRQDRGRKVARTGDQRDERRFRPPTGRFTNFTPLTAPIDQVLMQIKDEGALTFPGKLKGDPNKRPRDKYCRFHRDHGHDTANCYDLKQQIEALIRQGKLQKFVSREKTDKQEEQTPRRENERPRPPIGDIRMIIEGTVAARSSKKARKTYLRTAHNVQLTGSVPKMPRIGNPIIHFSEDDARRLHHPHDDALVVSLQIRDYNMHRVLVDNGSSADILYYPAFHQKRIDREQLSPTNAPLVGFGGAKIFLLGAITLTVTAGDYPQQITREVTFLVVNCSSAYNAILGRPTLNSWKAVTSTYHLMIKFPTEYGVGELRGNQVAA from the coding sequence atgcagccaatgaaggagcagatggagGTCATGATGAACGCCTTAAAGGGGCGGGTATCCTCCGACCTCGACGATTTAGTGAACAGGACCGACTCACCATTCACTGCGTCCGTCAACTCATCCCCCCTGCCACCGAAGTTCCGAATGCCTCAGATCGAAAGTTACGACGGGGTTAAGGACCCCCTCGATCatctagagaccttcaagaccttgatgcaccttcagggggTACCTGAcgagatcatgtgtagggcGTTCCCGACCACACTGAAGGGACCTGCGAGGGTTTGGTTCAGTAGACTGACACCGAACTCCATCAATACTTTCAAGGAGTTGAGCGCCCAGTTCACCTCCCACTTCATAGGCGGACATCGGTACAAGAGGTCCACCGCGTGCTTAATGAGCATCAAGCAGCGAGAAGACGAGACATTGCGAGCCTACATAACCCGTTTCAACAAAGAAGCCCTTTCGATCGACGAAGCGGACGATAAGATACTCGTAGCCACGTTTACAAGCGGGCTACGGAAGGGGAAGTTCTTGTTTTCCTTGTACAAGAACGACCCGAAGACCATGGCGGATGTACTCTACAGGGCTACCAAGTatatgaatgcagaagacgcACTGCTGGCCCGCGAAGAGAAACCTAAGAAGAGGGAGAGGCAGGAGGATATGCGACAAGATAGGGGGCGAAAGGTCGCTAGAACCGGGGATCAGCGTGATGAAAGGCGCTTCAGACCCCCCACAGGAAGATTCACCAATTTCACCCCATTAACCGCCCCAATCGACCAAGTACtgatgcaaatcaaagatgaaggaGCATTGACATTCCCAGGGAAGTTGAAAGGAGATCCCAACAAAAGACCGAGGGACAAGTATTGTCGCTTTCACCGGGACCACGGGCATGACACTGCCAACTGCTATGACCtgaagcagcagattgaggcaCTGATCAGACAGGGAAAGTTACAAAAGTTCGTCAGCAGGGAAAAGACCGACAAACAGGAAGAACAGACCCCACGACGGGAGAACGAGCGCCCCAGACCACCAATAGGGGACATTCGAATGATAATAGAGGGCACAGTTGCAGCCAGGTCTTCCAAAAAAGCCCGCAAAACCTACCTTAGGACGGCCCATAACGTCCAACTCACAGGATCCGTACCGAAGATGCCACGAATAGGTAACCCCATCATACACTTTTCAGAGGATGATGCTCGAAGACTTCACCATCCTCATGACGATGCGCTGGTGGTCAGCCTACAGATTAGGGATTATAATATGCATCGGGTACTcgtcgacaacggcagctcagCGGACATCCTGTACTATCCAGCATTCCATCAGAAGAGAATTGACAGGGAACAATTGTCTCCAACGAACGCCCCACTCGTAGGATTTGGGGGCGCAAAGATATTCCTTTTGGGCGCAATAACTCTAACAGTAACAGCAGGTGACTATCCTCAGCAAATCACCAGGGAAGTAACATTTCTCGTAGTCAACTGCTCATCCGCCTACAACGCCATCCTCGGTCGACCAACTCTCAATTCCTGGAAGGCGGTAACTTCAACGTACCACCTAATGATTAAATTCCCGACGGAGTACGGGGTAGGAGAGCTGCGGGGAAATCAAGTCGCTGCCTGA